The following coding sequences lie in one Isoptericola variabilis 225 genomic window:
- a CDS encoding Gfo/Idh/MocA family oxidoreductase produces MVTGHVRVAIVGYGGAGRQIHARLVREAGLTVTAVLTRDPGRRTQAAGDWPGARLVDDVEALVALRAAYDVVVVASPTALHATHAAALARAGVPFVLDKPIGVDAHEARAVVAEAERTGTPFTVFHNRRWDPEQLTLQALIGRGELGDVHTFERHWERWRPTPRQRWKENDPTGGGLLLDLGPHLVDSATRLFGRVTSVWAQTRALTTPTEDDVFLVLEHEPGGGLAASPRAVVSRLWAGSVVGAPGPRTRVLGSGGAYLVTTFEEDASPLEVLDDGAPEGTLGWLTRGRDRTPVPAAPGGHADFYRALGPWLRGETPAPVDPHDAVRTAEVLDAARVAAREGRRVAL; encoded by the coding sequence ATGGTCACGGGACACGTGCGGGTGGCGATCGTCGGGTACGGGGGAGCGGGGCGGCAGATCCACGCCCGGCTGGTGCGGGAGGCGGGGCTGACCGTCACCGCGGTCCTCACGCGGGACCCGGGGCGCCGCACGCAGGCGGCCGGCGACTGGCCGGGCGCGCGGCTCGTGGACGACGTCGAGGCGCTCGTCGCCCTCCGCGCGGCGTACGACGTCGTCGTCGTGGCGAGCCCGACGGCGCTGCACGCGACGCACGCGGCCGCCCTCGCCCGGGCCGGCGTGCCGTTCGTCCTCGACAAGCCGATCGGCGTTGACGCGCACGAGGCGCGCGCCGTCGTCGCCGAGGCGGAGCGCACCGGCACGCCGTTCACCGTGTTCCACAACCGCCGCTGGGACCCCGAGCAGCTCACGCTCCAGGCGCTCATCGGGCGCGGCGAGCTCGGTGACGTGCACACGTTCGAGCGGCACTGGGAGCGCTGGCGCCCGACGCCGCGGCAGCGGTGGAAGGAGAACGACCCCACGGGCGGCGGGCTGCTGCTCGACCTCGGGCCGCACCTGGTGGACTCCGCGACCCGGCTGTTCGGCCGCGTGACCTCGGTGTGGGCGCAGACCCGCGCGCTGACCACCCCGACGGAGGACGACGTCTTCCTCGTGCTCGAGCACGAGCCGGGCGGCGGCCTCGCCGCGAGCCCGCGTGCGGTCGTGTCGCGGCTGTGGGCGGGCTCGGTCGTCGGCGCGCCGGGGCCTCGCACGCGCGTGCTCGGGTCCGGGGGCGCCTACCTCGTGACGACGTTCGAGGAGGACGCCTCGCCGCTCGAGGTGCTCGACGACGGGGCGCCTGAGGGCACGCTGGGCTGGCTCACGCGCGGGCGCGACCGCACGCCGGTGCCGGCCGCACCCGGCGGGCACGCCGACTTCTACCGCGCGCTGGGCCCGTGGCTGCGCGGCGAGACGCCCGCGCCGGTGGACCCGCACGACGCCGTGCGCACCGCCGAGGTGCTCGACGCGGCGCGCGTCGCGGCGCGCGAGGGGCGCCGCGTCGCGCTCTGA
- a CDS encoding HNH endonuclease family protein, which yields MVTVERDVPVRREVPPIAPDRLRTRGVGRRRLLRFLLMVVALAVVLVEIWLEHEPPPVPAEGSALEALETLAVREPGPGDDYDRDAFGPPWSDVDANGCDTRNDILARDMVEVTYADATTACVVREGILEDPYTGATIAFLRGVQTSGAVQVDHVVALKDAWVKGASEWDDETRLEFANDPLNLVASDGPANMAKGARDAASWLPPATSFRCPYVARQVAVKVEYELAVSPEEYEAMSEVLSTCPAEPLPTG from the coding sequence ATGGTCACCGTCGAGCGTGACGTCCCCGTCCGCCGCGAGGTCCCGCCGATCGCCCCCGACCGCCTCCGCACGCGCGGGGTGGGCCGGCGCCGCCTCCTGCGGTTCCTGCTCATGGTCGTGGCGCTCGCGGTGGTCCTGGTCGAGATCTGGCTCGAGCACGAGCCGCCGCCCGTGCCCGCTGAGGGCTCCGCGCTCGAGGCGCTCGAGACGCTGGCGGTCCGCGAGCCGGGGCCGGGCGACGACTACGACCGCGACGCGTTCGGGCCGCCGTGGTCCGACGTCGACGCCAACGGCTGCGACACCCGCAACGACATCCTGGCGCGCGACATGGTCGAGGTGACGTACGCCGACGCCACGACGGCGTGCGTCGTGCGCGAGGGCATCCTCGAGGACCCGTACACGGGCGCGACGATCGCGTTCCTGCGGGGCGTGCAGACCTCGGGCGCCGTCCAGGTGGACCACGTCGTTGCCCTCAAGGACGCGTGGGTCAAGGGCGCGTCCGAGTGGGACGACGAGACGCGGCTGGAGTTCGCCAACGACCCGCTCAACCTCGTCGCCTCGGACGGGCCCGCCAACATGGCCAAGGGCGCGCGCGACGCCGCGAGCTGGCTGCCGCCCGCGACCTCGTTCCGCTGCCCGTACGTGGCCCGGCAGGTCGCGGTCAAGGTGGAGTACGAGCTGGCGGTCAGCCCCGAGGAGTACGAGGCGATGAGCGAGGTGCTCTCGACCTGCCCGGCCGAGCCGCTGCCGACGGGCTGA
- a CDS encoding MMPL family transporter encodes MRSERRRGVLRGLLVLAAVGGWLAVGAVGGPAQGSLSSVQTNDAAAFLPASAESTRAAGLARGFVDTETLPAVLVATSDDGGALSPDQLGALGRLAEELPDATLPGTLAGEPATLGEVLAAEPVLVPSEDGEAAVVVVPLDAEAIEASVGEESEGLTLVAVEAMRAQAAGDAVRDAGLTVLVTGAAGFVADLVGAFGAIDVVLLLVALGAVLVILGIVYRSPILPFVVISCAVLALCLAGLVVYELAARGVLTLNGQSQGILSILVVGAAVDYSLLLVARYREELHHHRSPATALRRAVRASIEPIAASAGTVVAGLLCLLLSDLASNRSLGPVAGIGIVAAFLASTTLLPALLLAAGKRSRSLFWPRMPRYDGGTPGHGASPAEERGVWARVARAVGRRPRRTWVVTLLALLAAAAFVPRLDASGTGEDEVFLAQADSVDGEAVLREHFAGFSAQPAIVVAPEESLGAVVDAAAGVDGVAAAVPVTAGGAPVPGAPARGEPLVVDGRVRVDVTTSDPSDSQEAVETVAALREAVRDVEPDAVVGGAAAERLDTQRAGQRDLAVIVPAVLGVILLILVLLLRSVLAPVLILLANVLSFGAALGVSALVFEHVLGFPGADPAVPLYGFCFLVALGVDYTIFLMTRVREETVRLGTRAGVLRALAVTGSVITSAGVVLAATFAALGVVPLLFLAQLAFVVAFGVLLDTFVVRSLLVPALVHDVGPRVWWPGRPDPAMVSPSAAARPGRSRAPRSSPRTPRG; translated from the coding sequence ATGCGCAGCGAACGCCGGCGGGGCGTGCTCCGGGGACTCCTCGTCCTCGCGGCCGTCGGCGGCTGGCTCGCCGTGGGCGCCGTCGGCGGCCCCGCGCAGGGCTCCCTCAGCTCGGTCCAGACCAACGACGCCGCGGCGTTCCTGCCGGCGAGCGCCGAGTCGACGCGCGCCGCCGGGCTCGCGCGCGGCTTCGTCGACACCGAGACCCTGCCGGCCGTGCTCGTCGCGACGTCCGACGACGGGGGTGCGCTCTCGCCCGACCAGCTCGGCGCGCTGGGCCGGCTCGCCGAGGAGTTGCCCGACGCCACGCTGCCCGGGACGCTCGCCGGCGAACCCGCGACGCTGGGCGAGGTGCTCGCCGCCGAGCCCGTGCTCGTGCCGAGCGAGGACGGCGAGGCGGCGGTCGTCGTCGTGCCGCTCGACGCCGAGGCGATCGAGGCGTCGGTCGGCGAGGAGTCCGAGGGCCTCACCCTCGTGGCGGTCGAGGCGATGCGGGCCCAGGCCGCCGGCGACGCCGTGCGCGACGCCGGGCTCACGGTCCTCGTCACCGGCGCCGCGGGCTTCGTCGCGGACCTCGTCGGCGCGTTCGGGGCGATCGACGTCGTGCTCCTGCTCGTCGCGCTCGGCGCGGTGCTCGTCATCCTCGGGATCGTCTACCGCTCGCCGATCCTGCCGTTCGTCGTCATCTCGTGCGCGGTCCTCGCGCTGTGCCTCGCCGGCCTGGTCGTCTACGAGCTGGCCGCGCGCGGCGTCCTCACGCTCAACGGGCAGTCGCAGGGGATCCTGTCGATCCTCGTCGTGGGCGCCGCGGTGGACTACTCGCTCCTGCTCGTCGCGCGCTACCGCGAGGAGCTGCACCACCACCGGTCGCCGGCGACCGCGCTGCGCCGGGCGGTGCGTGCCTCGATCGAGCCGATCGCCGCGAGCGCGGGGACCGTGGTCGCGGGCCTGCTGTGCCTCCTGCTGTCGGACCTGGCGTCGAACCGGTCCCTCGGTCCCGTCGCGGGCATCGGCATCGTCGCCGCCTTCCTGGCCTCGACGACCCTGCTGCCGGCGCTGCTCCTCGCCGCCGGGAAGCGGTCGCGCTCGCTGTTCTGGCCGCGTATGCCCCGGTACGACGGCGGCACGCCCGGCCACGGCGCGTCCCCGGCCGAGGAGCGGGGCGTGTGGGCCCGCGTGGCGCGCGCGGTCGGCCGGCGCCCGCGCCGCACGTGGGTCGTGACCCTGCTGGCCCTGCTCGCCGCGGCGGCCTTCGTGCCGCGCCTCGACGCGTCGGGCACGGGCGAGGACGAGGTCTTCCTCGCCCAGGCCGACTCGGTCGACGGCGAGGCGGTGCTGCGCGAGCACTTCGCGGGCTTCTCCGCCCAGCCCGCGATCGTCGTCGCGCCCGAGGAGTCGCTGGGCGCCGTGGTCGACGCCGCGGCGGGCGTCGACGGCGTGGCCGCCGCGGTCCCCGTCACCGCGGGCGGCGCACCCGTGCCCGGCGCGCCGGCGCGGGGCGAGCCGCTCGTGGTCGACGGGCGGGTGCGGGTCGACGTCACGACGTCGGACCCGTCCGACAGCCAGGAGGCCGTCGAGACCGTCGCGGCGCTCCGCGAGGCGGTGCGCGACGTCGAGCCCGACGCCGTCGTCGGCGGCGCGGCCGCCGAGCGCCTCGACACGCAGCGCGCCGGTCAGCGCGACCTCGCCGTCATCGTGCCGGCCGTCCTCGGGGTGATCCTGCTCATCCTCGTGCTGCTCCTGCGGTCGGTGCTCGCGCCGGTGCTCATCCTGCTCGCGAACGTCCTGTCGTTCGGCGCCGCGCTGGGCGTCTCTGCGCTCGTCTTCGAGCACGTCCTCGGGTTCCCCGGCGCCGACCCGGCCGTGCCGCTCTACGGCTTCTGCTTCCTCGTCGCGCTCGGCGTCGACTACACGATCTTCCTCATGACGCGCGTGCGCGAGGAGACCGTGCGGCTCGGCACGCGCGCGGGCGTGCTGCGGGCGCTCGCGGTCACCGGCTCCGTCATCACGTCGGCCGGCGTGGTGCTCGCGGCGACGTTCGCCGCCCTCGGCGTCGTCCCGCTGCTGTTCCTGGCCCAGCTCGCGTTCGTCGTGGCGTTCGGCGTACTGCTCGACACGTTCGTCGTCCGGAGCCTGCTCGTGCCCGCGCTCGTCCACGACGTCGGCCCGCGCGTGTGGTGGCCGGGCCGGCCGGACCCCGCGATGGTCAGCCCGTCGGCAGCGGCTCGGCCGGGCAGGTCGAGAGCACCTCGCTCATCGCCTCGTACTCCTCGGGGCTGA
- the lipB gene encoding lipoyl(octanoyl) transferase LipB: MQTVTLPDLVGYHEGWDLQRRRHAEVHADPAAGTVFLLEHRSVYTAGRRTRRDEYPTDGTPVVDVDRGGKITWHGPGQLVAYPIVALRSPVDVVQYVRTLEAAVMDVCASFELETIRVEGRSGVWFAADGERRERKVCAIGARVAKGVTMHGLALNCDPDLAAFGRIVPCGIDDADVTSLSAELGRDVTVAEVRPLLAEALERHLAPLVADGATVTDVTTTERENPAEPVTAVVG; the protein is encoded by the coding sequence ATGCAGACGGTCACCCTGCCGGACCTCGTCGGCTACCACGAGGGCTGGGACCTGCAGCGCCGCAGGCACGCCGAGGTCCACGCCGACCCGGCGGCCGGCACGGTGTTCCTGCTCGAGCACCGGAGCGTCTACACCGCGGGGCGCCGCACCCGGCGCGACGAGTACCCCACGGACGGCACGCCGGTCGTCGACGTCGACCGGGGCGGGAAGATCACGTGGCACGGTCCCGGGCAGCTCGTCGCCTACCCGATCGTGGCGCTGCGCTCCCCCGTCGACGTCGTGCAGTACGTGCGCACGCTCGAGGCCGCGGTCATGGACGTGTGCGCGTCGTTCGAGCTCGAGACGATCCGGGTCGAGGGCCGCTCGGGCGTGTGGTTCGCGGCCGACGGCGAGCGCCGCGAGCGCAAGGTGTGCGCGATCGGCGCCCGGGTCGCCAAGGGCGTGACGATGCACGGGCTGGCGCTCAACTGCGACCCCGACCTTGCGGCGTTCGGGCGGATCGTGCCGTGCGGCATCGACGACGCGGACGTGACGTCGCTGTCGGCCGAGCTGGGCCGCGACGTCACGGTCGCCGAGGTGCGCCCGCTCCTCGCGGAGGCGCTCGAGCGCCACCTGGCGCCGCTCGTGGCCGACGGCGCGACGGTGACGGACGTCACGACCACCGAGCGGGAGAACCCGGCCGAGCCGGTGACCGCCGTCGTAGGCTGA
- the lipA gene encoding lipoyl synthase — protein MTIAPEGRRMLRIEARNAETPIEKKPEWIKTRAVMGPEYKELKGLVRGEGLHTVCEEAGCPNIFECWEDREATFLIGGDQCTRRCDFCQIDTGKPADFDADEPRRVAESVRAMGLRYSTVTGVARDDLADGGAWLYAETVRQIHALNPGTGVELLIPDFNAIPELLDEVNESRPEVLAHNVETVPRIFKQIRPAFRYERSLSVLTRAREAGLVTKSNLILGMGETIDEVKQALVDLHAAGCDLITITQYLRPSVRHHPVERWVRPEEFVELSEYAEEIGFLGVMAGPLVRSSYRAGRLWGQAMTKRGRAIPEALAHLAEPTTSRQEAASLVARAAH, from the coding sequence GTGACCATCGCACCCGAGGGCCGGCGCATGCTGCGCATCGAGGCCCGCAACGCTGAGACGCCCATCGAGAAGAAGCCCGAGTGGATCAAGACCCGGGCCGTGATGGGTCCGGAGTACAAGGAGCTCAAGGGCCTCGTCCGGGGCGAGGGGCTCCACACGGTCTGCGAGGAGGCGGGCTGTCCCAACATCTTCGAGTGCTGGGAGGACCGCGAGGCCACGTTCCTCATCGGCGGCGACCAGTGCACCCGGCGGTGCGACTTCTGCCAGATCGACACGGGCAAGCCCGCGGACTTCGACGCCGACGAGCCGCGTCGCGTGGCCGAGTCGGTCCGCGCGATGGGCCTGAGGTACTCGACCGTCACGGGCGTCGCGCGCGACGACCTGGCCGACGGCGGTGCCTGGCTCTACGCCGAGACCGTCCGGCAGATCCACGCGCTCAACCCGGGCACCGGCGTCGAGCTGCTCATCCCCGACTTCAACGCGATCCCCGAGCTGCTCGACGAGGTCAACGAGTCGCGGCCCGAGGTGCTCGCCCACAACGTCGAGACCGTGCCGCGCATCTTCAAGCAGATCCGGCCCGCCTTCCGCTACGAGCGGTCGCTGTCGGTGCTCACGCGGGCGCGGGAGGCCGGCCTCGTCACGAAGTCGAACCTCATCCTCGGCATGGGCGAGACGATCGACGAGGTCAAGCAGGCCCTCGTCGACCTGCACGCCGCCGGCTGCGACCTCATCACCATCACGCAGTACCTGCGCCCGTCGGTGCGCCACCACCCGGTCGAGCGCTGGGTGCGCCCCGAGGAGTTCGTCGAGCTGTCGGAGTACGCGGAGGAGATCGGCTTCCTCGGCGTCATGGCCGGCCCGCTCGTGCGCTCGTCCTACCGGGCGGGGCGCCTGTGGGGCCAGGCCATGACCAAGCGCGGCCGGGCCATCCCGGAAGCGCTCGCGCACCTCGCCGAGCCGACGACGTCGCGCCAGGAGGCGGCGAGCCTCGTCGCCCGCGCGGCGCACTAG
- a CDS encoding DUF4191 domain-containing protein gives MARTKSGAGDSAEAPTPKTQKKPKKQRWYHQVWAAYKMTKRQDPLVTWVMLAVFVGILAAALLIGFLTNHPIYATIVGLPFALLGAMFVLTRRAERAAYTQIEGQPGAVRAALGTVRGGWNFDDEPVAVNPRTQDLVFRGVGRPGVLLVSEGPAHRVGRLLEDERKRVARILPNVPITTMQCGNDDGQVPLPKLAGKVRKLKKQLTRPEVAEVHKRLRALGGARLPIPKGIDPTRARPDRKGLRGR, from the coding sequence ATGGCCCGCACGAAGTCCGGCGCCGGCGACAGTGCCGAGGCGCCCACGCCGAAGACGCAGAAGAAGCCCAAGAAGCAGCGCTGGTACCACCAGGTGTGGGCCGCCTACAAGATGACGAAGCGGCAGGACCCGCTCGTCACGTGGGTCATGCTCGCCGTGTTCGTGGGCATCCTCGCCGCCGCGCTGCTCATCGGGTTCCTCACGAACCACCCGATCTACGCGACGATCGTGGGCCTGCCGTTCGCCCTCCTGGGCGCGATGTTCGTCCTCACGCGCCGCGCGGAGCGCGCCGCCTACACGCAGATCGAGGGACAGCCCGGCGCGGTGCGCGCCGCGCTGGGCACGGTCCGCGGCGGCTGGAACTTCGACGACGAGCCCGTGGCGGTCAACCCGCGCACGCAGGACCTCGTGTTCCGCGGCGTCGGCCGGCCCGGCGTCCTGCTCGTGAGCGAGGGCCCGGCGCACCGCGTCGGGCGCCTGCTCGAGGACGAGCGCAAGCGCGTCGCGCGGATCCTGCCGAACGTGCCCATCACGACGATGCAGTGCGGCAACGACGACGGCCAGGTGCCGCTTCCCAAGCTCGCGGGCAAGGTGCGCAAGCTCAAGAAGCAGCTCACCCGGCCCGAGGTCGCCGAGGTCCACAAGCGCCTGCGCGCGCTGGGCGGCGCCCGCCTGCCGATCCCCAAGGGCATCGACCCGACCCGCGCTCGCCCCGACCGCAAGGGTCTGCGCGGCCGCTGA
- a CDS encoding RDD family protein, with amino-acid sequence MVSREGLGSWLEGGSVSGSETSGSRLGLPESGPGSKASLGRRVVALGVDWVVATLIAILLFRPSATGVFEMVSQLPAWAQPAIFAAMNLLLVSTIGSTIGHRLLGLQVRVLRAGPHEAVGFARGAVRTALLCLVIPAVVWDADGRGLHDRAAGTVIVRR; translated from the coding sequence ATGGTGTCACGCGAGGGTCTCGGGTCTTGGCTCGAGGGAGGATCTGTCTCGGGTTCTGAGACCAGCGGCTCCAGGCTCGGCCTTCCCGAGTCCGGACCGGGCTCGAAGGCGTCCCTCGGGCGCCGGGTCGTCGCGCTCGGCGTCGACTGGGTCGTGGCCACGCTCATCGCGATCCTGCTGTTCCGGCCGAGCGCGACCGGGGTGTTCGAGATGGTGTCGCAGCTGCCGGCGTGGGCCCAGCCCGCGATCTTCGCCGCGATGAACCTGCTGCTCGTGAGCACGATCGGGAGCACCATCGGCCACCGGCTGCTCGGCCTGCAGGTGCGCGTCCTGAGGGCCGGCCCGCACGAGGCGGTCGGCTTCGCCCGCGGTGCGGTCCGCACGGCCCTGCTGTGCCTCGTCATCCCCGCCGTCGTCTGGGACGCCGACGGCCGCGGGCTGCACGACCGCGCCGCCGGCACCGTCATCGTGCGGCGCTGA
- the glnA gene encoding type I glutamate--ammonia ligase → MFTNAEEAIAFTRNEGVEFIDVRFIDLPGVMQHFNIPVEQFSEDSFTEGLMFDGSSIRGFQAIHESDMKLVPDVKTAFIDPFRKRKTLVINFSIVDPFTDEPYDRDPRNIAAKAEAYLASTGIADTAYFAPEAEFYVFDDARFETNSHRSFYQIDSVEAAWNTGREEEGGNLAYKTRYKGGYFPVSPSDRFADLRDDMVATLGQVGLDVERAHHEVGTAGQQEINYRFNTLLHAADDLMKFKYVIRNVGFNAGKSVTFMPKPIFGDNGSGMHSHQSLWLNGEPLFYDEKGYGGLSDTARWYIGGLLKHAPSLLAFTNPSVNSYHRLVPGFEAPVNLVYSARNRSACIRIPVTGSSPKAKRVEFRVPDPSSNPYLAFSAMLLAGIDGIKNRTEPPAPVDKDLYELPPEEHAQIAQVPASLGEALDNLERDHEFLTQGDVFSEDLISTWIDYKRANEIDPIRLRPHPHEFELYYDI, encoded by the coding sequence ATGTTCACCAACGCCGAGGAGGCCATCGCCTTCACCCGCAACGAGGGGGTGGAGTTCATCGACGTCCGGTTCATCGACCTGCCGGGCGTGATGCAGCACTTCAACATCCCCGTCGAGCAGTTCTCCGAGGACTCGTTCACCGAGGGGCTCATGTTCGACGGGTCGTCGATCCGCGGCTTCCAGGCGATCCACGAGTCGGACATGAAGCTGGTACCCGACGTCAAGACCGCCTTCATCGACCCGTTCCGCAAGCGCAAGACGCTGGTGATCAACTTCTCCATCGTCGACCCCTTCACGGACGAGCCGTACGACCGCGACCCGCGCAACATCGCCGCCAAGGCCGAGGCCTACCTCGCGTCGACCGGCATCGCGGACACCGCGTACTTCGCGCCCGAGGCCGAGTTCTACGTCTTCGACGACGCGCGCTTCGAGACGAACTCGCACCGCAGCTTCTACCAGATCGACTCGGTCGAGGCAGCGTGGAACACCGGTCGCGAGGAGGAGGGCGGCAACCTCGCGTACAAGACGCGCTACAAGGGCGGCTACTTCCCCGTCTCGCCGTCGGACCGCTTCGCGGACCTCCGTGACGACATGGTCGCCACGCTCGGCCAGGTGGGTCTCGACGTCGAGCGCGCGCACCACGAGGTGGGCACGGCCGGCCAGCAGGAGATCAACTACCGCTTCAACACCCTGCTGCACGCGGCCGACGACCTCATGAAGTTCAAGTACGTCATCCGCAACGTCGGCTTCAACGCCGGCAAGTCGGTGACGTTCATGCCGAAGCCGATCTTCGGCGACAACGGCTCGGGCATGCACTCGCACCAGTCCCTGTGGCTGAACGGCGAGCCGCTGTTCTACGACGAGAAGGGCTACGGCGGCCTGTCCGACACGGCCCGCTGGTACATCGGCGGCCTGCTCAAGCACGCCCCGTCGCTGCTGGCGTTCACCAACCCGTCGGTGAACTCGTACCACCGCCTGGTCCCGGGCTTCGAGGCGCCCGTCAACCTCGTGTACTCGGCCCGCAACCGCTCCGCGTGCATCCGCATCCCGGTCACCGGCTCGTCGCCGAAGGCCAAGCGCGTCGAGTTCCGCGTGCCGGACCCGTCGAGCAACCCGTACCTCGCGTTCTCCGCGATGCTGCTCGCCGGCATCGACGGCATCAAGAACCGCACCGAGCCGCCGGCGCCGGTCGACAAGGACCTCTACGAGCTGCCGCCCGAGGAGCACGCGCAGATCGCCCAGGTCCCGGCGTCGCTCGGCGAGGCGCTCGACAACCTCGAGCGCGACCACGAGTTCCTCACGCAGGGTGACGTCTTCTCCGAGGACCTCATCTCGACGTGGATCGACTACAAGCGCGCCAACGAGATCGACCCGATCCGCCTGCGCCCGCACCCGCACGAGTTCGAGCTGTACTACGACATCTGA
- a CDS encoding DUF808 domain-containing protein, with product MSAGLLGLLDDVAAIARLAAASVDDVGMAAGRATAKAAGVVVDDTAVTPQYVRGVAAEREIPIVKKIARGSIRNKLVFILPGALILSQWAPWLLPVILILGGSYLAFEGTEKVWGRIRGHEDHAVPATVEGEEAEKTLVAGAVRTDLILSAEIMVIALNEVADEPFWSRLAILLVVAVAITVVVYGVVGLIVKMDDIGLSLAQRSSASSQRIGKALVAGMPKVLAVVSLVGTIAMLWVGGHILLTSSDELGWHAPYGFVHHVEEAIAHAVPGIGGVLAWLFNTVCSAIVGLAVGAVVVTVMHLLPFGRKDHGDAHETPVAEDERVALDVARAVEQDIAEHERGHDAAHSPDGDR from the coding sequence GTGAGCGCGGGCCTGCTCGGGCTGCTCGACGACGTCGCGGCGATCGCCCGCCTCGCGGCGGCCTCCGTCGACGACGTCGGCATGGCGGCCGGCCGGGCGACGGCCAAGGCCGCAGGCGTCGTCGTCGACGACACCGCCGTGACCCCGCAGTACGTGCGCGGCGTCGCAGCCGAGCGCGAGATCCCGATCGTCAAGAAGATCGCGCGCGGCTCGATCCGCAACAAGCTCGTGTTCATCCTCCCGGGGGCGCTCATCCTGAGCCAGTGGGCGCCGTGGCTGCTCCCGGTGATCCTCATCCTCGGCGGGTCGTACCTGGCGTTCGAGGGCACCGAGAAGGTGTGGGGCCGCATCCGTGGGCACGAGGACCACGCCGTGCCGGCGACCGTCGAGGGCGAGGAGGCGGAGAAGACGCTCGTCGCGGGCGCCGTCCGCACCGACCTCATCCTGTCGGCCGAGATCATGGTCATCGCGCTCAACGAGGTCGCCGACGAGCCGTTCTGGTCGCGGCTGGCGATCCTGCTCGTGGTCGCCGTCGCGATCACCGTCGTCGTGTACGGCGTGGTCGGTCTCATCGTGAAGATGGACGACATCGGGCTGTCGCTCGCGCAGCGGTCGTCGGCGTCGAGCCAGCGGATCGGCAAGGCCCTCGTGGCCGGGATGCCCAAGGTGCTCGCGGTGGTCTCGCTCGTCGGCACGATCGCGATGCTGTGGGTCGGCGGGCACATCCTGCTCACGAGCAGCGACGAGCTCGGGTGGCACGCGCCCTACGGGTTCGTCCACCACGTCGAGGAGGCCATCGCCCACGCCGTGCCCGGCATCGGTGGCGTGCTCGCGTGGCTGTTCAACACGGTGTGCTCCGCGATCGTCGGGCTCGCCGTGGGCGCCGTCGTGGTCACGGTCATGCACCTGCTGCCGTTCGGGCGCAAGGACCACGGCGACGCGCACGAGACGCCCGTCGCCGAGGACGAGCGCGTCGCGCTCGACGTCGCGCGCGCCGTCGAGCAGGACATCGCCGAGCACGAGCGGGGACACGACGCCGCCCACAGTCCCGACGGGGACCGCTGA